GAAGATAGGGGATCTATTTGCGGTGAAGGGTTGGAGGGAGACACCTGGGGTCAGACAGagtcaatctccctccacattgtcccatcacacattcctggggtcagacacagagtgaatctccctccacaccatcccatcacacactccctcggtcagatacagagtgaatctccctccacatcatcccatcacacactcccagggtcagacagagtgaatctccctccataccatcccatcacacactgccagggacagacacagagaAAAACTCCCTccccattgtcccatcacacattccccgtGTCAGACAGAgattcaatctccctccacaccatcccatcacacactcccggggtcagacacagagtgaagctccctccacactgtcccatcacagacccaTGGGTTGGATACAGAGTGAAATCTCCCTCTATACCTATCTGTGAAACACTCCTCGGGGTGGGACAGTATGATATCATAGCTTATAAAGAAGATAAAACATAAGTAAATCAATGTGTTTCACATTGCCATAGCTTATCAATACAGAATTAAATTGCGAAATACTTAGAAGCTTATCACAGAATCAGTCTGGTGTGGCTACAATCAGAGGGGCATCAATGACTCCCAGTTAGAACAGTATGAATTTCTTATAAAATGATCCACTGTTAGAAAACGACGAGTTTGGACACCAGACACTGATCATCAGCACCGCAGAAGTCTTCAGGTCTTGTAGTGAGaggtgggggaaaggggaagggggggggggggggagggaggagagagagagagagagagggggatggaggagagagagagagagagagagagagagagagagagagagagagagagaacgaacgaactaactcccctcacccctccatcGCGAGTGTGAACACTCCTAGCTCCCGTAGCAGCTCAGCTGCCTCCTTCCCCCAGCCCCGGTTGGCGTTGGGGTTGCGTGGTGAAGGATGGGGGATGCCCAGCACCCTCACCCCGTCGCCCAGCGCCCGGCGGGCCCTGCCCTCAGCCACTCTACCCACCCCGACCACTGTGGCCACTCCCAGCGCCGTCACCACCCGCCTCAGCGAGGCCTCGCAGATGACCAGCAGCTGCTCCCGAACCTCACGGGGCAGATCGGCCGGCGTCAGGTTGCGACCTGCCCCGTTCAGAAAGGCCAGTGGGCATAGGTTGTGGACAAAGCAGCGGGCAAAGAAGGCCGGGGCACCAGCCAGGCCGCACAGTGTGCGGAGCAAGCCCCAAAAGCGGGCGCCGCTTACTTCGGAGCGCCCGCAGGCCCAACCCAGAACTGGACGTCGTGGGTGCTCTCGCTCCGGGCGGCCGACCGCACCGCTCACTCCCAGCCAGTCCCGCACAGCTGACACCTCCCCAAATGGCACCTGGGGATCCCCGTTCAATCATCATCCAGGTAAGTCCCCAAAATCATGGTTATTCAATGGGGTGTGGTTAAGAGGGCGGAAAGGttgaggagagtgggaggggcacagagagagttgTGGATTCAGTAATTATCCATatacatcagaatcaggattattaaaTAGGGGAAGGGGGAGTAGAGTAGTGGCAGGAACAAGGGGAGGAGGGGATTGAGCCATGAGAGAGAGGGTGCAAGGGGTTACATGGAGAAGGTGATAAATGGAAGGAACAGGAGGGGTGGGCAGAGAGAAGAGAAATGGGATCAAGATTATTACATGTCTGCAAACACTATCTGTGTGACACCAAAATCAACATTGTTTATAACCACTGACATCTGTCGCGAAATTTGTTGCAtgcggcagtacaatgcaatgcataaaatctCTGTAAATTACAAATTAAATAGTTTAAAGAAAAGGAATAGCAAGGTGATGTTCAAAAACCAGTCagcaatctgatggtggagagaaagaagctgtccctgaatcgttGAGGgctggtcttcaggctccttcatCTTCTCCTTAAAGTTACTACaacaaagagggcatgtccttggtggtgagggtccttgccATTACTTAAATTacttgtaattggtttattacagTCACACACAAGGCCTCCTAGGATACAA
The sequence above is drawn from the Mobula birostris isolate sMobBir1 chromosome X, sMobBir1.hap1, whole genome shotgun sequence genome and encodes:
- the smug1 gene encoding single-strand selective monofunctional uracil DNA glycosylase — encoded protein: MEGEGLAAEILSLELELCAQLKELKFPPPVSYVYNPLEYAWEPHRCYVQKYCNSPKEVLFLGMNPGPFGMAQTGVPFGEVSAVRDWLGVSGAVGRPEREHPRRPVLGWACGRSEVSGARFWGLLRTLCGLAGAPAFFARCFVHNLCPLAFLNGAGRNLTPADLPREVREQLLVICEASLRRVVTALGVATVVGVGRVAEGRARRALGDGVRVLGIPHPSPRNPNANRGWGKEAAELLRELGVFTLAMEG